A region from the Nostoc sp. HK-01 genome encodes:
- a CDS encoding serine/threonine protein kinase with Chase2 sensor: MFAGAKKLFTQPVIVTSVLVTLILVGVQRLRLLEYFELKVFDQMMQRRADLPPDPRLLIVGFTEQDIQELKHITPTDEELDRLLGKLESNQARVIALDFFRDVPIEIEPGRGNAKLLNRLQTNNKIIPICSTTTPPPPGLDANNVGFADLPEDPDAVIRRALLFVNPEPKTPCQSQQSLAVAAALKYLADTAKIQPQITQTGDALQLKLGKAVFQRLPQDAGGYVEADNGGFQILLNYRSFHNVARTVSFTDVLNNKVNPDWVNGKIVLIGATAPSKQDIRNTPYATGRQDNAGKMPGIVIHTHIVSEILSGVLDQRPIFWFLPEWGEITWLWGWTVMGALIGWRIKHPLLLGLASGGALVFLIGGGFIIFTQAGWVPLAQPVIGLIAAAGSVVVYTAYSEKLQRDKIANQIQEQEKTIDLLKSLLREGGATSNETKSPVDSQPQSGQLLNNRYKVAQVLGSGGFGYTYLADDTKRPGSPKCVVKHLQPAQKDLRFLEVARRLFRVEAEILEILGHHKQIPQLLAYFEENQQFYLVQEYIKGHCLQDELIVGKRLEEAEVIKILRDVLKVLVFVHDHNVIHRDIKPSNLMRRETDNRIVLIDFGAVKQIQPQQEEESLTVAVGTLGYASPEQLMGQPRLNSDIHALGMIGIQALTGKNAKEIERDPQTTVLIWRDKAQVSDGLAAILERMTSFDYLRRYQTAKEILEELDKL; the protein is encoded by the coding sequence ATGTTTGCAGGGGCGAAAAAATTATTCACACAGCCAGTCATAGTTACTAGCGTGCTAGTTACACTAATTTTGGTTGGGGTTCAAAGGCTCAGACTATTAGAATACTTTGAACTGAAGGTTTTTGACCAGATGATGCAAAGGCGTGCAGATCTACCTCCTGATCCTCGTCTTTTAATTGTGGGATTTACAGAGCAAGATATCCAAGAACTCAAGCACATCACACCCACAGATGAAGAACTAGACAGACTCTTAGGTAAATTAGAAAGTAACCAAGCCCGTGTCATTGCTTTAGACTTCTTTCGAGATGTACCTATAGAAATAGAACCTGGTCGTGGTAACGCCAAACTGCTGAACCGCTTGCAAACAAACAATAAAATTATTCCAATTTGCAGCACAACAACACCCCCGCCACCAGGATTAGATGCAAATAATGTCGGGTTTGCCGATCTTCCAGAAGACCCTGATGCAGTTATTCGCCGCGCCCTGCTATTTGTTAATCCTGAGCCAAAAACACCTTGTCAAAGTCAGCAGTCTTTGGCCGTTGCAGCAGCATTGAAATATCTGGCAGACACAGCCAAAATCCAACCACAAATTACCCAAACAGGTGACGCATTACAATTAAAATTGGGTAAAGCTGTGTTTCAACGCTTACCACAAGATGCTGGCGGTTATGTGGAAGCAGATAATGGTGGTTTTCAAATATTGCTCAACTACCGTTCTTTTCATAATGTTGCCCGAACAGTCAGTTTTACAGACGTACTCAACAATAAAGTCAATCCTGATTGGGTTAATGGCAAAATCGTTTTAATTGGCGCTACAGCACCCAGTAAGCAAGATATTCGCAACACTCCTTATGCTACTGGTAGACAAGACAACGCGGGAAAGATGCCAGGAATTGTCATTCATACTCACATTGTCAGTGAGATTCTCAGTGGAGTCCTTGACCAAAGACCAATATTTTGGTTTCTCCCCGAATGGGGAGAAATAACTTGGCTTTGGGGCTGGACTGTAATGGGTGCGTTGATAGGATGGAGAATTAAGCATCCACTGCTTTTAGGATTAGCCAGTGGAGGCGCTTTGGTTTTCTTGATAGGTGGTGGCTTTATTATTTTTACCCAAGCCGGATGGGTACCACTAGCACAGCCTGTAATTGGATTAATTGCAGCAGCTGGTAGCGTAGTTGTCTACACAGCCTACTCGGAAAAACTACAGCGAGACAAAATTGCTAATCAGATTCAAGAACAAGAAAAAACCATAGACTTATTGAAATCGCTGTTGCGAGAAGGCGGTGCTACGAGTAACGAAACCAAGTCACCTGTTGATAGTCAGCCCCAAAGCGGTCAATTGCTGAACAATCGCTACAAGGTTGCACAAGTACTAGGTTCTGGGGGTTTTGGTTATACTTACTTAGCCGACGATACCAAACGCCCTGGTTCGCCAAAGTGTGTTGTCAAGCATTTACAACCAGCGCAGAAAGACCTTAGATTTCTGGAAGTTGCTAGGCGTTTATTTCGTGTAGAGGCAGAAATTCTGGAGATTTTGGGACACCACAAGCAAATTCCTCAACTACTAGCTTACTTTGAAGAAAATCAGCAATTTTATTTAGTGCAGGAGTATATCAAAGGGCATTGCTTACAAGATGAATTGATTGTGGGTAAGCGTCTTGAGGAAGCTGAGGTAATCAAAATCTTAAGGGATGTTTTGAAGGTATTAGTATTTGTCCACGATCATAATGTGATCCATCGAGATATCAAACCCAGTAATTTAATGCGTCGGGAAACGGACAATAGGATAGTATTGATCGACTTTGGTGCAGTCAAACAAATTCAACCCCAGCAAGAAGAGGAAAGCTTAACAGTTGCGGTGGGTACTCTTGGGTATGCTTCGCCGGAACAACTTATGGGTCAGCCAAGGTTGAACAGTGATATTCATGCTCTGGGAATGATTGGAATTCAAGCTTTAACTGGAAAAAATGCCAAAGAAATTGAGCGTGATCCGCAGACAACTGTGCTAATTTGGCGCGATAAGGCACAAGTTTCTGATGGGTTAGCGGCAATTTTAGAACGGATGACTTCTTTTGATTATCTAAGAAGATATCAAACTGCTAAAGAAATTCTGGAGGAGCTAGATAAGCTCTAG
- a CDS encoding pentapeptide repeat-containing protein, whose protein sequence is MRERLRKWIQDFQEWIIFAVIFVLSIVVIRVFEDKPPFKSIVESLISSKFIGTLQDLSILAAVILYFRETPSRKKQAHYEAWRVINSAYGQRASGGRIQALQDLNDDGVSLAGLTADKAYLAGINLKGADLRDANLEGTNLKNACLQEIDLRNANLQQADLRYANLERANLRNANLQGQSTNLSYTNFQNAYLSHANFQLAYLWSANLQGADLSYANLQEADLSYANLQGANLKYANFQSADLSPTNLEKANFQGADLQNADLRDAQNLNPEQVKLARNWEHAKYDEALRMQLGLSPFSKNIEVLPPENPGQDDNLSDIQQSQLLDDF, encoded by the coding sequence ATGCGTGAACGCTTACGTAAATGGATACAGGATTTTCAAGAGTGGATTATTTTCGCTGTGATATTTGTATTGTCAATAGTAGTGATTCGGGTTTTTGAAGATAAACCTCCATTTAAAAGTATTGTGGAATCATTGATTAGCTCTAAGTTTATTGGTACTCTGCAAGACTTGAGTATTTTAGCGGCGGTCATTCTTTACTTCCGAGAAACTCCTTCCCGCAAAAAACAGGCACATTATGAAGCATGGCGTGTAATTAACTCAGCTTATGGACAACGAGCTAGTGGAGGTAGAATTCAAGCATTACAAGACTTGAATGATGATGGTGTTAGCTTGGCTGGACTCACAGCCGATAAAGCTTATCTAGCTGGGATTAACTTAAAAGGAGCCGATTTGCGAGATGCGAATCTCGAAGGTACTAACCTGAAAAATGCTTGTTTGCAGGAGATTGATTTACGCAATGCGAATCTTCAACAAGCTGATTTGAGATATGCCAACCTTGAGAGAGCAAATTTAAGAAATGCCAATCTTCAAGGACAAAGCACTAACCTCAGCTACACAAATTTTCAGAATGCTTACTTAAGTCATGCCAATTTTCAATTAGCCTACCTTTGGAGTGCAAACCTTCAAGGTGCTGATTTAAGTTATGCCAATCTCCAAGAAGCGGATCTCAGTTATGCCAATCTGCAAGGGGCTAATCTCAAATATGCCAATTTTCAAAGTGCTGACCTCAGCCCGACCAATCTTGAGAAAGCCAACTTTCAAGGTGCCGACTTGCAAAATGCTGATCTCAGAGATGCCCAAAACTTGAATCCAGAGCAAGTTAAATTAGCTAGGAATTGGGAACATGCTAAATATGATGAGGCTTTGCGAATGCAGTTGGGGTTAAGTCCATTTAGCAAAAATATTGAAGTCTTGCCACCAGAAAACCCTGGTCAGGACGACAATTTATCCGATATTCAGCAATCCCAACTCCTCGATGATTTTTAA
- the sodC gene encoding putative superoxide dismutase (Cu/Zn), producing MKFISYIVIACLVLLTACASPSNGAGPQLKAQAQISGPGITGTLKAVQNSELQSVWVAVELKGDPKILTPGLHGVHIHETGACETGTEKPFSSAGGHFDPGPFGSSKPVEKNHPYHLGDLPNIKINPLGQGRLEAFISSVTISDSPISLFDGDGSAVIIHKLQDQKKAGGTADEAGGGRLACGAIAKAN from the coding sequence ATGAAATTTATCTCTTACATCGTTATTGCCTGTCTAGTACTACTAACAGCTTGTGCTTCTCCTTCTAATGGTGCTGGGCCACAGCTAAAAGCTCAAGCTCAAATTAGTGGCCCTGGGATTACAGGGACGCTGAAAGCCGTACAAAATAGCGAACTTCAGTCTGTTTGGGTGGCTGTAGAACTTAAAGGTGATCCCAAAATCTTGACTCCAGGATTACATGGCGTTCACATTCATGAAACAGGTGCTTGTGAAACAGGTACAGAAAAGCCTTTTAGTTCTGCTGGTGGACACTTTGACCCTGGCCCCTTTGGTTCATCAAAGCCGGTAGAAAAGAACCATCCTTATCATTTAGGTGATTTACCCAATATTAAAATTAATCCTTTAGGTCAAGGTCGTTTGGAAGCATTTATTAGCAGTGTGACTATTTCTGATAGTCCCATCAGCTTATTTGATGGTGATGGTAGTGCAGTTATTATCCATAAACTCCAGGATCAAAAGAAAGCTGGTGGTACAGCCGATGAAGCTGGCGGTGGTCGTCTAGCTTGTGGTGCGATCGCCAAAGCTAACTAA
- a CDS encoding surface antigen D15 domain-containing protein, with product MSAEYFLSPKYQMRSLNLLIFATLFLDNLSLSSVKAQTVNIHLVAQTRTNLPAPETLPRPQLPQTTPPETPTLPPPEDLFQTPRETTPTPETAPSGVRDTILVTRFEVIGSTVFSPEELATVTQEFTGKPITFAELLRVSDAVTKLYTDKGYISSGAFIPADQTFKSRGDVVKIQVIEGSVESIEVRGLKRLNPDYVRSRIAVATGKPLNVNKLLQALQLLQLNPLIKNISAELAAGSRPGSSIIDVKVSEAKTFSAQVSLNNNRVPSIGSFQRQIQLTQANLLGLGDGLSIAYANTDGSNDVDVSYTLPVNPYNGTVQFQYNYTSSNVVEEPFDILDIEGRSQDFAVTFRQPLIQTPTTEFALGITANRRNSDIGYLESLAGERIPFPSPGSVDGQTRLSVLRFFQDWTQRNSREVFAARSQFSFGLDAFDATNSGAPPDSRFFSWRGQAQWVRLLAPDTLLLLRADAQLADRALVPLEQFGLGGQQTVRGYRQDLLLTDNAFFVSAELRYPILRAPQLGGVLQLTPFIDYGTTYNSSNRADPDPNSLASVGLGLLWQSDRINARFDWGIPLIDANSRNNTLQENGLYFSLVYTQPF from the coding sequence ATGTCTGCTGAATATTTTTTGAGTCCGAAATATCAGATGCGATCGCTCAATCTGTTAATTTTTGCAACCTTGTTTCTCGATAATTTATCTCTTAGTTCTGTGAAAGCGCAGACGGTGAATATTCATCTAGTAGCTCAAACCAGGACAAATCTGCCAGCACCAGAAACTTTGCCCAGGCCACAGCTACCGCAAACTACGCCACCAGAGACTCCCACCCTACCACCTCCAGAAGACTTATTCCAAACGCCTAGGGAAACTACTCCCACGCCAGAAACAGCCCCCAGTGGTGTACGAGACACAATTCTAGTCACCCGCTTTGAAGTAATTGGTAGTACTGTATTTAGCCCGGAAGAATTAGCAACAGTTACCCAAGAATTTACTGGTAAACCCATCACCTTTGCAGAATTGCTGAGAGTCAGTGATGCAGTGACAAAACTTTATACAGACAAAGGTTACATTTCATCTGGGGCATTTATCCCAGCTGATCAAACCTTCAAATCTAGAGGTGATGTAGTCAAAATTCAAGTAATTGAAGGTAGCGTTGAAAGTATAGAAGTTAGAGGACTCAAACGGCTCAACCCAGATTATGTGCGTAGTCGCATCGCCGTAGCTACTGGCAAACCCCTCAACGTAAATAAGTTACTGCAAGCACTGCAACTATTGCAACTTAATCCCTTAATTAAAAATATCTCGGCGGAATTAGCAGCGGGTTCTCGTCCTGGAAGTAGCATCATTGATGTCAAGGTATCAGAAGCCAAAACATTCAGCGCTCAAGTCAGCTTAAATAATAATCGAGTCCCTAGTATTGGCAGTTTTCAAAGACAAATTCAACTTACCCAAGCCAACTTATTAGGTTTAGGTGATGGACTTTCCATTGCTTATGCCAACACGGATGGTAGTAACGATGTTGATGTTAGCTACACATTACCAGTCAATCCCTACAATGGGACTGTGCAGTTTCAATATAACTACACCTCTAGTAATGTAGTAGAAGAACCCTTTGATATTTTAGATATTGAAGGTAGATCTCAAGACTTTGCTGTGACATTTCGCCAACCGCTGATTCAAACTCCCACCACAGAATTTGCTTTGGGAATTACAGCCAATCGGCGCAACAGTGATATTGGCTATTTAGAGTCTTTGGCTGGTGAACGTATTCCGTTTCCTTCTCCGGGATCTGTGGATGGACAAACGCGCCTTTCAGTACTGCGATTTTTTCAAGATTGGACACAACGCAATAGTAGAGAAGTATTTGCAGCGCGATCGCAATTTAGTTTTGGTCTAGATGCCTTTGACGCTACCAACAGCGGCGCACCACCAGATAGTAGATTTTTCTCGTGGCGGGGACAAGCGCAATGGGTACGCCTCTTAGCACCCGATACCTTACTCTTACTACGTGCTGATGCTCAATTAGCTGATAGAGCATTAGTACCCCTAGAACAGTTTGGTTTAGGTGGTCAACAAACCGTGCGGGGCTATCGTCAAGATTTGCTCTTGACAGATAATGCTTTTTTTGTATCTGCCGAGTTACGCTATCCCATCCTCCGCGCGCCCCAATTAGGAGGTGTATTACAACTAACACCATTTATTGATTATGGAACTACTTACAACAGTTCTAATCGCGCCGATCCCGATCCCAATAGCCTCGCCTCTGTGGGATTGGGATTATTGTGGCAAAGCGATCGCATCAATGCACGCTTTGATTGGGGAATTCCCTTAATTGATGCGAATTCCCGCAATAACACCTTGCAGGAAAATGGGCTGTATTTTTCCCTAGTTTATACACAACCATTTTAA